In Sander vitreus isolate 19-12246 chromosome 4, sanVit1, whole genome shotgun sequence, the genomic stretch CGGCGCAGCAGGGACACCCATCTGTGCCCCACGGCCACCATCCGCCACCTTTTCAAGCTGAATACGAAGGGTACGGCCACCTCAACGAGCCTGTCCAGCACTACCCGGGACTCCCGGGTCACCCTGACATGCAAGGCATCCCCAGCAGTCACTGCCAAGACCCTTATCTCAAAGATGACATGGGTTGCGCGTCCCCTCAGTCGCCGGAGGATCAGGTCCTCGGTGCGCACCACCAGCACAGCCGCCACGACAGGCGATCCAACGCCGAGAACCACTTCTCAGACGACCAGCTGGTGTCCATGTCCGTCAGGGAGCTCAATCGGCTCCTCAGAGGCCTCGGCAAGGACGAAGTGATGCGTCTGAAGCAGAAGCGCCGGACCCTGAAAAACAGAGGTTACGCACAGTCCTGCCGTTACAAGCGCGTCCagcagaaacacgttttggagCACGAAAAGACAAACCTGGTGACACAGGTTGAGCAGCTGAAACATGAACTAAACAGGCTGATGCGGGAGAGGGATGCATACAAACTTAAATGTGAGAAACTGTCCGGTGCAAACTGTTACCACGAAACTGGGTCTACCAGTGACAACCCTTCCTCACCCGAGTATTTAATGTGAGTTTGTTAATATCCTGCAGAACAGATTCTTTAGGCACTAGGTTGACAGCTCGCCTTGCTCTTTTACAAACAGGCCCATGGATTCATCAAGTTGTAATTAATTTTGGACATAAGGATATCACTTAAATAATTGTAATAGATACAACTAGGCAACATGTTATTAATGGAATTACAATGAAGCATGCATGCAGGACATGTATGAGATGTTTTTATTCAATACAGGCGTATCTGTATTTTGTCTGAAAGGAGATACTTGAAATCAGAGAATATTCCCTTTTTATTAAACTTTAGTCCTTTTGCTTCAGTTACTCCTCAATCTTCATTTTGGTGATTTTGCTTTGCTTAGTTTTTGTAGCtcaaattatattttgtgttcATGCTTccttaaaaatagaaaacatactAAAAACAATTATGCTAGAAATTacatttctattatttttatGAAGCTGATTCTGCTGGACAGATGTGTTTCTTATTTGCTTGTTCTTTTTAAGATAATATATGATTATGCAAATTGTTTTTCATCCACTGTGTCTTTAATTTGCTATGGATCAATAAACCTCTTGTgactttttaaaactgtgtCTCATCTGCTGACGGTCCACACAGTGAAATATTTACCTCACATTAACAATTGTCTTAGTTTGTAATACACCATAAGTATTAATATTGTAGTTATTCTTATGAGAGCTATTACAACATTAGTTTGAACTCGTACTCACAATATACAAAGGAAAGAATGCTTTTAAATTACTAAATCCATAAAAGGAAATACATCCAACATAACATGTGTGCACACTACATAAAATGTTGGTATTGAAGTCTTTCAGACAGTATAAATATGAAAGTAAGTTTACTAATTTGTGTGCAGTGTAGATGCTAAGACTACAAGCACAACAACATTGCCGTCACTTTAACTTTCTACTCTAAAATACGACccaataggcctacatttttaaaatataccTACATTCACAGTGTTTTAAGAAGTCATGTTACTTCATTATCATGTCATGAGTATTAgtaacattatattattattataagatgGTCAAAGGAAGCACAGCAACAGTTAAAGTGTTGTGTATTTGTTGGGTCGGGGGTGAATGAAAGGATGAGTGgctttctctccttccctgACCTTTGCCCTTCACAGAGTGCTGCTTCCTGTGGGACCCCGGCATGTGAGAGCACATGGGGCTGGCTGGCAGGGGCTGTGGGGCACAGATAAAATGGAGTGGAAATCAGACTTCCCCTCTGCTCTCTTCCTCAGACAAACAGAACACCTCTGCATTCATtaacagaggaagagagaaacaaCAACCACGGCACACACTGCATCACGCTCCTCTGGCCAGCTCCGGAGGAATTTTTTCACttgatatgtttttttgttattgtcctgttacattttgaaaaccTCTAGCAAATTTCCTGACAACAGATCATTTTCAGTTCAGGACTACAATAATATTTGGATGACTGTAATACCTCCAAGGCCGTTGTGATAATGTGTGATAGGGTTGTCACATTGTAAATTGAGTTTATAACTTCTGTGATGCCCTGAGCTGAACATCTCAGACTATTCACTGTCAGTGGAGACTTTCTCACTGTTCCCCCATAGTGAGAGTTCAGCTGGGCAGGTGGCTCTATTAATGGCACAACCCTTTAGCCTGGAAACCAGGTTCTCTTTTCATGTGTGACCCCTGACAGTTTTGACCTCACCCCTCTGTTGAGTGAAAGCATCTCTAAAATCACACCACAGGTGCAAAAACACTTTCCTTCTGAAAGCAGGCCCAATCCCTGAAGGTCGGCTCGCAGCACTGGGAGTACATGACGTAGACGACTGCGTTTGTGAACATCAAGGATGTAGCAGAAAATAACCAGATGGTTGTGGCAATGAATAATGCTCCtctatattttaatgttattgggAAGGGCTCATTAATCAGTGGCTCTTATATATGGCACAATACTTTGTTTACAGGCACagtttaattttcttttcttttaaaagtgtACTCGTAAATATTCTCATTAACAGTAAACCTACTCAGATGACTGCTGTGCAGAAAGTAAAATTCACCATCAATTATTATTGGAGAAGTTTGTTATTAGTTTAGTTACATGtttgtccatttattttttgtctctaataaatataattttacaTGTCTCAGTGTAATTTGTAAATAACACAAATCAGGTTAAATATTAAACCGCTGAAtgcttaacaaaataaaaccttaaATTCTACAGCATTTTAGATTGAACTACCTAAGTGTATATTAATATCGGAGAAATTGAGTGCAAggtatgcatgtttgtgtacaATTGCATGTATTTTACATTGCATGCACTGATGTATTGTAGGtgtggttttcttttctttgttcgaTGTGGTATGTTTGCGCACTTACATTCATCACATAAGGATTTCTAAGCAACAGCGGAATAATAAAGTAGAAGTGTTGGCGAGGAGAGTGGTTTGTGGTACGGTGTGACAGTGTGCAGGGTGCCATTGTAGAAACGATTAGCCAGCTCTTTTCTCTCGCATGCGATAGGCTGGTGGGCCTGATGTGGGAGCCTCACActaccccccctcctcctccccgc encodes the following:
- the LOC144516493 gene encoding transcription factor MafB-like: MTAEAHSHLGLQKNPMDFVSDFDLMKFGVKKEAMQGIDRSFIGQCSQLQRPDSVSSTPGSTPCNSVPSSPNLNPNEQRNNPGGDQFWIPNNGGYPQQMYPQAFGLTPEDAMEALIGATAQQGHPSVPHGHHPPPFQAEYEGYGHLNEPVQHYPGLPGHPDMQGIPSSHCQDPYLKDDMGCASPQSPEDQVLGAHHQHSRHDRRSNAENHFSDDQLVSMSVRELNRLLRGLGKDEVMRLKQKRRTLKNRGYAQSCRYKRVQQKHVLEHEKTNLVTQVEQLKHELNRLMRERDAYKLKCEKLSGANCYHETGSTSDNPSSPEYLM